The genomic region TTTCTTTCTAAATCCGCATTGTTTGATAGAATAATACAACAACTAACACGGAGGTTGCAATGAAAGTACTGGCAATTAACGGCTCTCACAGAAAAGGCTCGACTTTAGAACTGCTTAAGATAGTCCTCGATGAAATAGACTCCAGCATAGAGAAAGAAATTGCATCCCTGTCGGACTACGAAATCGGTTACTGTAAGCTCTGCGGCGCCTGCAAGAAAAACGGCGGAACATGTATTCTAAAAGATGGTTTCCAGGAATTAGCGGAAAAAATGACTGCAGCTGATATTATCGTTGTAGGTTCCCCCGTTTACTTTGGTTCAATAACCGGAAAATTGAAATCTCTGTTTGACCGTTCAAGAGCATTAAGGGTAAGCTGGTCTCTTAAAAACA from Desulfurobacterium sp. TC5-1 harbors:
- a CDS encoding flavodoxin family protein; amino-acid sequence: MKVLAINGSHRKGSTLELLKIVLDEIDSSIEKEIASLSDYEIGYCKLCGACKKNGGTCILKDGFQELAEKMTAADIIVVGSPVYFGSITGKLKSLFDRSRALRVSWSLKNKFCGALAVGATIHGGQEHTIQAIHSWALIHGMLVFGDTSPTAHFGCAAVASQKDGKFEFNKGGIETAKSLGRHINEIAEMLK